The genomic window CCAGGGCCATCACAAGGGAAGCGGAAACCTAAATTAGCTTTATCTGGAATCAGGCGAGAGCTACGAGCGTAGAGAACACCTTTCAAGAGAATTAGGGCCGTTACATGGATGGTAAAAGCGTGAATATGGTGAACCATAAAGTCAGCCGTACCTAACGCAATGGGCATCATTGCTACCTTGCCACCAACCGCTACGATACCGCCACCAAAAGCATAGCTTGCTGGCTCGATCGCTGTAGGAGCAGTATTTCCTGGCGCCAAAGTATGAATGTTTTGCACCCACTGAGCAAAGATTGGCTGGAGTTGAATCGCCGTATCCGAGAACATATCTTGGGGACGACCCAAGGCTCTCATGGTGTCGTTATGAATGTACAGACCAAAGCTATGGAAGCCTAGGAAGATACAAACCCAGTTAAGGTGTGAAATAATTGCATCGCGAACACGAAGTACGCGGTCAACCACGTTATTTACATTCTTAGCTGGATCATAATCGCGCACCATATAGATCGCGGCGTGCGCTCCTGCTCCAACAATTAAGAAGGCACCAATCCACATGTGATGTGTAAACAGCGATATCTGAGTCGCATAGTCGATCGCCATGTAAGGATATGGAGGCATGGCGTACATATGTTGCGCCACGATAATTGTCAGAGAACCAAGCATTGCTAAGTTAACTGCCAATTGAGCGTGCCAAGAAGTTGTCAAGATCTCATAAAGACCTCTGTGACCTTCTCCACCAAACAATAAAGGATCTCCTTTATGACCGTCTAAAATTTCTTTCATACTATGACCAATACCAAAGTTGGTACGGTACATATGACCAGCAATAATAAACAGTACAGCAAGAGCCAAATGATGATGTGCAGTATCAGATAACCACAAACCTCCAGTTACAGGGTTCAAACCACCTTTGAAAGTCAAAAAGTCAGAATATACGCCCCAGTTGAGGGTGAAGAAAGGTCGCAGCCCTTCTGCAAAACTTGGGTATAATTCCGCCATCTTGGCACTGTCTAGGATGAACTCGTGAGGCAGAGGAATATCTGCTGGAGCAACTCCCGCATCTAACAGTTTATTAATTGGTAGAGATACGTGAATTTGGTGTCCAGCCCAGCCAAGACAACCTAAGCCTAATAAACCAGCTAAATGATGGTTCATCATTGATTCCACGTTTTGGAACCATTCCAACTTGGGCGCTCGCTTGTGGTAATGGAACCAGCCAGCAAAGATCATCAAAGCTGCCATTACTAATCCACCAATAGCTGTGCAGTACAACTGGAAGCTGTTAGTAAATCCGGAAGCTCTCCATAGATAAAAGAATCCCGATGTGATTTGGATTCCGTGGAAACCACCACCGACATCGGCATTAAGGATACCTTGACCAACAATGGGCCAAACTACTTGGGCGCTAGGTTTGATTGTAGTAGGGTCTAGAAGCCAAGCTTCATAGTTGGAAAAGCGAGCTCCGTGGAAATACATTCCGCTTAGCCAAACAAAAACCACTGCTAGATGACCAAAATGCGCACTAAATATTTTTCGCGAAATATCTTCTAAGTCACTGGTATGACTGTCAAAATCATGAGCATCAGCGTGAAGATTCCAAATCCAAGCGGTTGTTTTAGGCCCCCTGGCTAAAGTTCGGTCAAAATGACCTGGCTTGCCCCATTTCTCGAAAGAAGTTGGGACTGGATCGACATCAACTGTTACCTTGACTTTCGCCTCGTCTTTTTGAGGACTAATTGTCATGAGGATTCTCCTCTCAGGGCAATAGATTTTAGATTTAAATTTTCCTATTCTGAAGAACAGGTTTTCATTGTGTAAAAAGAGAGATCAAAAAAATCACTGCTTTTTGTACAACCTTAGCTTGCTCTCCCTTAATAGGTTTTTTGTTTCAAGCTACAGGCATTACTGTATATGATCATATGACTTAGAACTCAGCAAACCCAGTAAAGCTTAACAAAATTTTAAATGGGCGTGATTATTGTTCCAAAAGGGTTTGCAGCGCCACAGTTTCTCGGCAAAAGTATACAAAACAAAACCTATCTTTACAAAAGGCAATGTCAGTCATGGAGTCTAAATTCTCTAGATCCTGATTTAATTTATGTAAGAGAGAATTAATTCGGGTCAGGATCCCTGTCGTTTTACGGCAGAGCTTGCCTAACCGTTGGTCAGTCCAGAAAAACCAGCTTTTTATAAATAACTTTATCGGTAGATACTGAATGAAAACTGTTAAAACAATCATTATTATTTTGGTGCTTAGTTGTTTGCTCGGCTGTGAGCAGCTTAAGCTGGACAATTATACAACTGGCGATCGCTCTGCTGAAACTATTGACTTGGCAACTAGCAACAGCAATTTAGCTGAAGTAACAGCGCCAAAAATCATTAGACAGTTGAATCAAGAACTCGAACAATACAGTCCACAGGTAAGAATTGCAGCTCCTAGAGCAGGAAAAACTTTTAACCAAACAGATGTTGCCATCAAATTAGCAGTAGAAGATTTACCTGTATTTCAAGATGATCGATTGCACCTGGGTAATCATTTAAACTTAATTGTTGATAACGAACCATTTCAGTCAATCTACGCTGTGGATGAACCAATAATTATTAAAAATCTTGCGCCTGGAACTCATACCATTAGAGTATTTGCCGTAAGTCCTTGGGGAGAAAGCTTTAAAAATGAGGGTGCTTATGCTCAAACTACTTTTAATGTTTTGACTGAAACTAATGCCAATCGACCTAATGCTGACTTGCCACTACTGACTTACAACAGTCCTAATGGAACTTATGGCGCAGAACCAGTGCTGCTAGATTTTTATCTAAATAATCCTGATTCGGCGATTGCTGAAAATAATCCTGATCGGCAAAAATTGCTGGTTAAAGCAACCATTAATGGTACAAGTTTGCTCATTGAAGATTGGCAGCCTTACTATTTAACTGGATTTGAACCAGGCGAAAATTGGATTCAGCTAGAGCTAGTCGATGAGTTGGGAAATACGATCGAAAACGCTTTTAATAACACTGTTAGAGTGTTTACCTATAATCCACAACAACAAGACAACCTAGCCCAATTAGTCAGCAATAAAATATCTTTTGATGAGGCTCAATCGATAGTGAAGCAGAGCTATTATATACAGCCTGAAGGAACTCCAGAAATTATTGATTTGGAAGATAGCGCTAAACCTGAAATTATTCCCAGTGAGTTAGAAACTATTCCTGAACAATCACCAGAAGTAGCACCTGAGATTACGAATCAAGCTAATCAGCCAAAAGAATCAGAAATTAGCACTACCCAAGCACAAAGAATTTCCCCAACAGAATCTCCTACTGAGCCTAGTAATCCCCAGACTAAGGTTTTAAATGAAGTATCTGACGCTGAAACAGAAACCATCACTGATACTGATACGAGCGTCAAAACTAAAACAGATAGTGATTCATTGGATTTAGATTCAAAAGCTGCTGCTATCTTGGAATCTAATCAGGTTAAACCTAAGACTAGCGCAAGTAAGATTCTCATTACCGAGTCAAATTCCCCAGAAGAGACAGTAGCCGAGATTATTGTTCCTCAATCAAAGTCAATTGAGATTGCTGAATCAGACATTAAATCAGATATAGCGATCGCTATTCCTACTGCTCAAACTGATGACAATTCATCAGAGTCAGAATCGACTTCAACAAAATTCTTGTGGTGGAAAAAAATCTTAGTTGGGGTACGTCAAACAATAGAAGCATTAGCTAGACAATTACCCAGTGAAGTTTAACTTTTGATCTAAGTTACTTAAATTAAATTAGCAAGTTTTAACAAACTGAAAATCTTGTTAACGAATAAATAATAAGGGTTCCATTTCCCTTTAGAATAATTTACTGCACTTAATGTAAGACATTGAACCTAGAGCCAATTTAAAGATATGGTGAAAACTGGCAAATACGCTGATTTTCGCTTTAAAAACCGAGCTTATAGGTAACACCACAAGATTCTAGGGAATTAGACAACAATTCATGACTATGGCAAAAGTTCTCGTCTCCGATCCTATTGATCAAGTTGGTATTGATATCATCTCTCAAGTAGCAGAGGTAGATGTAAAAACCAAGCTGCCTTTAGCAGAGCTAATCAAAATAATTCCCGAATATGATGCTTTAATGCTGCGATCGGGTACTCAAGTTACAGCAGAAGTGATTGAGGCTGGTAAAAACCTAAAAATTATCGGGCGAGCAGGAGTTGGCGTAGATAACATTGATGTTAAAGCTGCTACCCGCAACGGTATTGTCGTGGTTAACTCTCCAGAAGGGAACACAATTGCTGCTGCGGAACACGCTTTGGCGATGATGCTTTCTCTCTCGCGTCAGATTCCTGATGCTAACCAATCCGTTAAAAATGGCAAGTGGGAACGGAAAAAGTTCGTGGGGAACGAAGTTTATAAAAAAACTTTAGGTGTAGTTGGTTTAGGTAAAATTGGCGCCCATGTTGCCAAAGTAGCCAGAGCAATGGAAATGAAGTTACTGGCATACGATCCCTTTGTGTCTACGGAACGAGCAGAAAGATTAGGCTGTAGTTTAGTAGATTTGGACTTGTTATTTAAAGAGTCAGATTACATTACGCTACATATTCCTAAAACTCCCGAAACCGCTAATTTAATTAATGCTGAAGCTTTAGCCAAAATGAAGCCTCACGTTAGAATTATTAACTGCGCTCGCGGTGGCATTATTGATGAAGCTGCTCTGGCAGAGGCACTTCAAGCAGGAAAAATTGGCGGTGCAGCACTAGATGTTTATAGCAGTGAGCCATTAGAAGAATCACCTCTAACACAAGTCGGTTCTAATCTAGTCTTAACTCCCCATTTAGGAGCTTCTACGGCTGAGGCACAGGTTAATGTGGCAATTGATGTAGCAGAGCAAATTAGAGATGTTTTATTAGGGCTTCCTGCTCGTTCTGCGGTTAACATTCCAGGTCTAAATCCAGATGTTATGCAAAAACTTAGACCATACCTAAGATTAGCAGAGACATTAGGTACAATGGCTAGTCAGTTAGCTGGAGGTCGAATTGATGAGTTAAATATCCGTTTACAGGGAGAGTTAGCTAATAACGATAGTCAGCCAATCATTGTTGCTGCTTTAAAAGGATTACTTTCTCAAGCTTTAAGAGAACGGGTAAACTACGTTAATGCAGCTATTGAAGCCCAAGAGCGAGGCATTAGAGTAATTGAAACTAAAGATAGTTCGACTCGTGATTATTCTGGTGGTTCACTACACATTGAGGCTCAGGGAGCTAACGGTAAACACTCTGTTACAGGAGCTTTATTAAGTGAAGGCGAAATCAGAATCACTAATTTAGACGAGTTTCCCATTAATGTTCCACCGAATGACAATATGTTGTTTACCTTGCACCGAGATATGCCAGGATTGATCGGTAAAATTGGCTCTTTACTGGGTAGCTATAACGTTAACATTGCCAGTATGCAAGTAGGACGCAAAATTGTTCGAGGTGAAGCTGTTATGGTACTCAGCTTAGACGATCCTCTGCCAGAAGGAATCTTACAAGAGATTATTAAAGTAGACGGTATAAGAGATGCTTATACGGTTAAACTCTCAGTTTAAAACTTAAAGTTTGCTCGATTAAATGGTGCTAATGTCATTTCGTCGAGCAGCAAGTCAAATATCGTTAAACTTGAGTCTAAATAATTGCTGGGAAAGTTTAAAGTTAGTGGATTTTCCAGTGGCTTTGTACTTCAAGTAAGTTTTAAAGTTTAAATATATTAACGTTTAGATAAATTAGAAAGCTAAGTTTTGTGAGCAGATTGGGAAAACTATTACCAAAGAACCAAGCAAATATGTAGATAAAGCTAAAATATTGACATACAGCATAGAGGATATGTGTTTCAATACCTGATTACTTAATTAATAATTAAACTAAACTAAATAGTTAATTTGGTATTCAAAATAATCGTAGTCACAAGTATCATTATTGCTGCACCTGAAGATAAACTCACTTAGCTTGAAACTATGGAAATTTGTAGCATAGAACTAAAGCAACCATCGTTAGAGGTGGATTAAGATTAAGTTCTTGCGGTTCAACTAAGATAATTCTCATATAGCTCATAACCTATAAAATTCATGTCTAATCGTTGGTGGGAGATCGTTGTAAAATGCGAGCCAGTTCTCGAAGAATCTGTCTTTTGGCGACTTGAAAAATTTGGCTGTTCGGGAACAGCGATCAAAGTCAAAGTTTTGAATGATGAGCCAAGTCTTGACTTTGAATCTACTGACAAACAGATTATAATCAAAAGTTATATTCCTGAAATCGACACTCAATTATTGGATTTAGCGGCTCTCTCGCTGTGGTTAGAACAAGATGCCAAATTATTAGAGGTAGCTGTTCCCGAAGCTCAATGGCAATTGATCGATGAAGAAGATTGGGCAAGTGGTTGGAAAGACTATTGGCAACCGATGGAAATTGGCGATCGCTTTTTAATTTATCCTGCTTGGGAAACTCCCCCAGAAAAAAGCGATCGCTTAGTCTTACGTCTCGATCCTGGTGCAGCCTTTGGCACAGGTACTCACCCAACAACTCAGCTATGTTTGGAATCACTAGAAATGAGACTATCTGCAAATCCCCAACATCAGACTATAGCCGATATTGGTTGTGGTTCGGGTATTTTAGCTTTGGGTTCGGTTTTGCTTGGCGCTAAAAAAGTTTACGCCTTAGATACCGATGCTTTAGCTACCAAAACTTGTCGCAGCAATTGTCAACTAAATGAAATTAGCCGCGAAAGCGTCATTGTCCGTGATGGCAGTGTTGAACAGCTAATCGCCGAAAATGAAATTTTTGATGGCATTATTTGTAATATTCTTGCTGATATTATCGTTGAATTATTTCCCCAGTTTAATCAAATTACGCATGAAAAAAGCTGGGCAGTTCTCAGTGGTATTCTTTTAACTCAAGCCGATCAAATTGCCGATGTTGTCGAGCAACAAGGATGGACAGTAGCAGCATTATGGAAGCGTAAAGATTGGTGCTGTTTCAATATTCGACGCTCGGAATACTAATACTGCTTCAAATAGCTTGGGTCAGAATATTCACCCCATCCTTAGTTACGGCAATAGTATGTTCAAACTGAGCTGAGAGTTTCTTATCTTTAGTAATCGCAGTCCAACCATCGTCAAGCATAACAGCTTCCCATGTTCCTTCATTAATCATTGGTTCAATGGTAAACACCATACCTGGCTTAATCTTTTTCTTTTGCCTGGGATCATAATAATGAGGGATTTGAGGAGCAGTATGAAAGATATGGCTTACTCCGTGTCCAACAAAGTCTCTAACGACAGAAAAACCCTGTTGTTCGGCATACTCTTGGATTGCTGCGCCAATATCATTAATTCTG from Pleurocapsa minor HA4230-MV1 includes these protein-coding regions:
- the psaA gene encoding photosystem I core protein PsaA, translated to MTISPQKDEAKVKVTVDVDPVPTSFEKWGKPGHFDRTLARGPKTTAWIWNLHADAHDFDSHTSDLEDISRKIFSAHFGHLAVVFVWLSGMYFHGARFSNYEAWLLDPTTIKPSAQVVWPIVGQGILNADVGGGFHGIQITSGFFYLWRASGFTNSFQLYCTAIGGLVMAALMIFAGWFHYHKRAPKLEWFQNVESMMNHHLAGLLGLGCLGWAGHQIHVSLPINKLLDAGVAPADIPLPHEFILDSAKMAELYPSFAEGLRPFFTLNWGVYSDFLTFKGGLNPVTGGLWLSDTAHHHLALAVLFIIAGHMYRTNFGIGHSMKEILDGHKGDPLLFGGEGHRGLYEILTTSWHAQLAVNLAMLGSLTIIVAQHMYAMPPYPYMAIDYATQISLFTHHMWIGAFLIVGAGAHAAIYMVRDYDPAKNVNNVVDRVLRVRDAIISHLNWVCIFLGFHSFGLYIHNDTMRALGRPQDMFSDTAIQLQPIFAQWVQNIHTLAPGNTAPTAIEPASYAFGGGIVAVGGKVAMMPIALGTADFMVHHIHAFTIHVTALILLKGVLYARSSRLIPDKANLGFRFPCDGPGRGGTCQVSAWDHVFLGLFWMYNSISVVIFHFSWKMQSDVWGTVSPDGTVSHITAGNFAQSAICINGWLRDFLWAQASQVINTYGSALSAYGIMFLAGHFVFAFSLMFLFSGRGYWQELIESIVWAHNKLKVAPAIQPRALSITQGRAVGVAHYLLGGIVTTWAFFLARTLSL
- the serA gene encoding phosphoglycerate dehydrogenase, whose protein sequence is MTMAKVLVSDPIDQVGIDIISQVAEVDVKTKLPLAELIKIIPEYDALMLRSGTQVTAEVIEAGKNLKIIGRAGVGVDNIDVKAATRNGIVVVNSPEGNTIAAAEHALAMMLSLSRQIPDANQSVKNGKWERKKFVGNEVYKKTLGVVGLGKIGAHVAKVARAMEMKLLAYDPFVSTERAERLGCSLVDLDLLFKESDYITLHIPKTPETANLINAEALAKMKPHVRIINCARGGIIDEAALAEALQAGKIGGAALDVYSSEPLEESPLTQVGSNLVLTPHLGASTAEAQVNVAIDVAEQIRDVLLGLPARSAVNIPGLNPDVMQKLRPYLRLAETLGTMASQLAGGRIDELNIRLQGELANNDSQPIIVAALKGLLSQALRERVNYVNAAIEAQERGIRVIETKDSSTRDYSGGSLHIEAQGANGKHSVTGALLSEGEIRITNLDEFPINVPPNDNMLFTLHRDMPGLIGKIGSLLGSYNVNIASMQVGRKIVRGEAVMVLSLDDPLPEGILQEIIKVDGIRDAYTVKLSV
- the prmA gene encoding 50S ribosomal protein L11 methyltransferase; the encoded protein is MSNRWWEIVVKCEPVLEESVFWRLEKFGCSGTAIKVKVLNDEPSLDFESTDKQIIIKSYIPEIDTQLLDLAALSLWLEQDAKLLEVAVPEAQWQLIDEEDWASGWKDYWQPMEIGDRFLIYPAWETPPEKSDRLVLRLDPGAAFGTGTHPTTQLCLESLEMRLSANPQHQTIADIGCGSGILALGSVLLGAKKVYALDTDALATKTCRSNCQLNEISRESVIVRDGSVEQLIAENEIFDGIICNILADIIVELFPQFNQITHEKSWAVLSGILLTQADQIADVVEQQGWTVAALWKRKDWCCFNIRRSEY